A DNA window from Laspinema palackyanum D2c contains the following coding sequences:
- the bicA gene encoding bicarbonate transporter BicA: MSIFNHIDFKNIRGDAFGGVTAAIVSLPMALAFGVSSGAGPVAGLYGAVCVGFFASLFGGTPALMSEPTGPMTVVMTAIVTSMIAKNPENGLAMAFTVVMLAGLFQIIFGIFRLGKYITLMPYTVISGFMSGIGLIMIVLQLGPFLGHPSKGGVLGTLRNLPMFLSNIDVPEAILAALTLGILFFMPSKFRRIVPPQLVALIVGTVFSLVFFANADIRTIGVIPMGLPQLNMPVFTVTAFREMLIDGIVLGMLGCIDSLLTSVIADSLTRTHHNSDKELIGQGIGNIVSGLCGGLPGAGATMGTVVNIQAGGRSALSGLTRSAILLVVILWAARLTENIPMAVLAAIALKVGVDIIDWAFLKRAHRVSMKAALIMYAVIALTVFVDLIVAVGVGVFIANILTIQRMSDIHGQDVKAITDADDEILMTDEEKRLLQEGNGRILLFYISGPMIFGVSKAIAREQSAVENFEVLILDLSEVPMLGVTSSLAIENAIKDALDKGRHVFIVGAAGQIRRRLERFGIVQLLPPHHMTGTRVEALQQAVALISVDSGEMKDVVTPNNLGTTMQPS, translated from the coding sequence ATGAGTATTTTTAATCACATCGATTTCAAAAACATACGCGGGGATGCGTTTGGCGGCGTCACGGCGGCGATCGTCTCTCTGCCAATGGCCTTGGCATTCGGGGTCTCCTCCGGTGCCGGACCCGTAGCGGGTCTTTATGGTGCGGTTTGCGTGGGCTTTTTTGCGTCCTTGTTTGGCGGAACTCCTGCCCTGATGTCCGAACCCACCGGACCGATGACCGTGGTAATGACGGCGATCGTTACCTCAATGATTGCCAAAAATCCAGAGAATGGATTGGCGATGGCCTTTACGGTGGTCATGCTGGCGGGACTCTTTCAAATTATCTTTGGCATCTTCCGGTTGGGTAAATACATTACCCTCATGCCTTACACGGTAATTTCGGGCTTTATGTCTGGAATTGGCCTGATTATGATTGTGCTACAACTAGGACCTTTTTTAGGCCATCCTAGTAAAGGAGGGGTGCTCGGAACCCTTCGCAATCTGCCGATGTTTTTGAGCAATATTGACGTACCCGAAGCGATTTTAGCCGCTTTGACGTTAGGGATTCTGTTCTTCATGCCATCCAAATTTAGGCGGATCGTACCCCCGCAATTGGTGGCATTAATTGTCGGGACAGTCTTTTCCCTGGTGTTTTTCGCGAATGCGGATATTAGGACGATTGGCGTCATTCCAATGGGACTACCGCAATTAAATATGCCTGTGTTTACCGTCACGGCATTTCGGGAAATGCTGATTGATGGCATTGTGTTGGGGATGCTCGGTTGTATCGACTCCCTGCTGACTTCTGTGATTGCTGATAGTTTGACCCGCACTCACCATAACTCGGATAAAGAATTAATCGGACAAGGGATTGGGAATATCGTTTCAGGACTCTGTGGAGGACTTCCCGGTGCCGGTGCGACAATGGGAACGGTGGTGAATATCCAGGCGGGTGGCCGAAGTGCTTTGTCCGGGTTAACCCGTTCAGCAATTTTGCTGGTGGTGATTTTGTGGGCAGCGCGTCTGACGGAAAATATTCCGATGGCGGTGTTGGCAGCGATCGCCCTCAAGGTTGGAGTTGATATTATCGATTGGGCATTCCTCAAACGTGCTCACCGGGTGTCGATGAAAGCGGCCTTGATTATGTATGCGGTGATTGCGCTGACAGTGTTTGTGGATTTAATCGTGGCCGTTGGAGTGGGGGTGTTTATTGCTAATATCCTGACGATCCAACGAATGAGCGATATTCATGGACAGGATGTCAAGGCGATTACCGATGCCGATGATGAAATTCTGATGACTGATGAAGAGAAACGGTTGCTGCAAGAAGGGAATGGCAGGATTCTGCTGTTCTATATTAGCGGACCGATGATTTTTGGAGTCTCGAAGGCGATCGCTCGGGAACAGTCGGCCGTGGAGAATTTTGAAGTGCTGATTTTAGACCTGAGTGAGGTGCCCATGTTAGGGGTGACTTCTTCTCTGGCGATCGAAAATGCCATTAAAGATGCCCTAGACAAAGGTCGTCATGTCTTTATTGTCGGTGCTGCTGGTCAGATTAGACGCCGATTAGAACGGTTTGGGATTGTGCAATTGTTACCCCCTCACCACATGACGGGAACTCGGGTTGAGGCCCTTCAACAAGCGGTTGCCTTGATTTCGGTGGATTCCGGTGAAATGAAGGATGTTGTAACCCCGAATAATCTGGGAACAACGATGCAACCTTCTTGA
- a CDS encoding late competence development ComFB family protein: MAKHLVNLTLKLVSDRVDYVLQTYPYSLYKSVLDDSDFQLELIAYILNRVPSLYVVTGEARPAIGLCLGSSEQFHLEGLIQEGIHVILPKVLKTPPQEFCELLKRRPYSTTEEGKSKPNLGEASQESCQWDELAIYARTKWVEQNGMPTP, encoded by the coding sequence ATGGCAAAACACCTGGTAAATTTAACGCTAAAATTGGTATCTGATCGAGTGGATTATGTTCTCCAGACTTATCCCTACTCTCTATATAAAAGTGTTCTCGACGACTCAGATTTTCAGTTAGAACTCATTGCCTATATCTTAAATCGAGTCCCTAGTCTGTATGTGGTCACCGGGGAGGCTCGTCCGGCGATCGGATTGTGCTTAGGGTCCTCAGAACAGTTCCATCTGGAAGGGTTAATTCAGGAAGGTATCCACGTTATTCTGCCTAAGGTATTGAAAACTCCACCCCAAGAATTTTGTGAGCTTCTCAAACGCCGTCCCTACAGCACTACCGAAGAAGGTAAATCCAAACCCAACCTGGGGGAAGCGAGTCAGGAATCCTGCCAGTGGGATGAACTGGCAATTTACGCTCGAACCAAGTGGGTGGAACAGAATGGGATGCCTACACCATAA
- a CDS encoding protein kinase domain-containing protein: MTHCINPDCQNSENTHYADTCSSCGQPLLLKGRYRSLELLGQGKYGRTFLAIDEDKPSKPRCAIKQFFSGKTDKAIARFRGATPGSPKALTSEIMLLDELTEHPLIPELYASFEENGSHYLIQEYVEGQNLAAELAESGPFNEKKIRQILTDVLPVLKFVHNSLLIHRDIKPENLIRRHRDGKIILVDFGTVEHPTGMSAIASATALGSAEYAAPEQTKGQAVQGSDLYSLGVTCLHLLTGLSPFDLYSIKTESWVWSEYLTQPVSLQLSRVLDTLVQRDIKQRYSSSAEALKALNAPNLEAVLPPPNKRVATLVGGAAIAVLSMTLGYRAPTSVPVSFQQTPLEPAPPPPPPQMMYRVKPPELSYKLPAFPEESSYPMSNVQPMRTLAIASGPVWSVAVSPDGSTIASGSTDGTIQLWHVSTNNVRVPLRILSGHSDPVWTLAISPNGQFLASGSADKTIKLWDLQTGELLGTLKGHKAGVFSVAFSPDSQSLASGSFDKSIKVWRLHANNYSGLAGSEVRSFIGHSQEVQSVAFSADGQTLASGSTDGTVKLWNWHSGKLIRTLLGHSDAVWSVAFSPDGSTIASGSWDKTIKLWDSSSGLPVGTLKGHSEQVHSVAFNPDGQTLASGDLGGTIKLWKMGTGSQVGTLKGHTDWVGVAFSKSGKTLVSGSFDDTIKLWKVNP, from the coding sequence ATGACTCATTGCATCAATCCCGATTGCCAAAATTCAGAAAATACCCATTACGCTGACACTTGTTCTAGCTGTGGTCAACCCCTGCTTTTAAAAGGGCGGTACCGCAGCTTGGAACTCCTCGGTCAGGGAAAATATGGCCGGACCTTCTTGGCGATCGATGAAGACAAACCCTCGAAACCTCGTTGCGCGATTAAGCAGTTTTTCTCCGGAAAAACCGACAAGGCGATCGCCCGATTCCGAGGGGCTACTCCTGGATCCCCGAAAGCATTGACCTCAGAAATCATGCTTCTGGATGAATTAACTGAGCATCCGCTGATTCCCGAACTCTATGCTTCTTTTGAAGAGAATGGCAGTCACTATTTAATCCAAGAATATGTCGAAGGCCAAAATTTAGCCGCTGAACTCGCTGAAAGCGGCCCCTTTAATGAGAAAAAAATTCGTCAAATTCTCACCGACGTTCTGCCGGTGTTGAAATTTGTTCACAACAGTTTGTTGATTCATCGGGATATTAAACCCGAAAACCTGATTCGTCGCCACAGGGATGGCAAAATTATTCTCGTTGATTTTGGCACGGTCGAACATCCCACGGGGATGAGTGCGATCGCCTCCGCCACGGCCCTGGGTTCCGCAGAATATGCCGCCCCTGAACAAACCAAAGGCCAAGCCGTTCAAGGGAGCGACCTGTACAGTCTGGGTGTTACCTGCTTGCATCTGTTAACCGGACTCTCGCCCTTTGATTTGTACAGCATTAAAACGGAAAGTTGGGTCTGGTCTGAATATCTCACTCAACCCGTTAGTTTGCAGTTAAGCCGGGTTCTGGATACCCTGGTGCAACGGGATATCAAACAGCGCTATTCCTCCAGTGCTGAAGCCCTCAAAGCCCTGAATGCCCCCAACTTAGAAGCGGTATTACCCCCGCCCAACAAACGGGTCGCAACCTTGGTGGGTGGCGCGGCGATCGCCGTCTTGTCCATGACCCTGGGTTATCGTGCTCCGACTTCGGTCCCGGTGAGTTTCCAGCAAACCCCCTTGGAACCTGCACCGCCACCGCCACCGCCTCAGATGATGTATCGGGTCAAACCTCCGGAGTTGTCTTACAAACTCCCGGCATTCCCCGAAGAGTCTAGCTATCCCATGTCTAACGTCCAACCCATGCGGACCTTGGCGATCGCCTCGGGACCCGTCTGGTCTGTCGCCGTCAGTCCCGATGGCAGTACCATCGCCTCCGGCAGCACCGATGGCACCATTCAACTCTGGCACGTTAGCACCAATAACGTCCGCGTTCCCCTCCGGATTCTCAGCGGTCATTCTGACCCGGTATGGACCCTAGCCATTAGTCCCAATGGCCAGTTCCTCGCCTCCGGCAGTGCCGATAAAACCATCAAACTTTGGGACCTCCAAACCGGGGAACTCCTCGGCACCCTCAAGGGCCACAAAGCCGGAGTCTTCTCCGTCGCCTTCAGTCCCGATAGTCAAAGTCTCGCCTCCGGCAGCTTCGACAAGAGCATCAAAGTTTGGCGACTCCATGCCAACAACTACTCCGGACTCGCCGGTTCTGAAGTTCGCAGCTTCATCGGTCATTCCCAAGAGGTCCAATCCGTCGCCTTTAGTGCCGATGGTCAAACTCTCGCCTCCGGCAGTACCGATGGCACCGTGAAACTCTGGAACTGGCACAGCGGCAAACTGATCCGCACCCTGTTGGGACATTCCGATGCCGTCTGGTCCGTCGCCTTCAGTCCTGATGGCAGTACCATCGCCTCGGGAAGTTGGGATAAAACCATTAAACTTTGGGATTCCAGCAGTGGCCTCCCCGTCGGGACCCTCAAGGGTCATTCCGAACAGGTTCACTCTGTCGCCTTTAACCCCGATGGCCAAACCCTCGCCTCTGGAGACCTCGGTGGCACGATTAAACTATGGAAAATGGGCACAGGTTCCCAAGTCGGAACCCTCAAGGGTCATACCGATTGGGTGGGGGTCGCCTTTAGCAAAAGCGGCAAAACCCTAGTCAGCGGCAGCTTTGATGACACGATCAAACTGTGGAAAGTCAATCCGTAG
- a CDS encoding AMIN domain-containing protein — protein sequence MNKTRLARRFSLVLLATTFCSTMQGPGLAIAADPLLTASIPAMASAPELRIWEFDPYTNELQITVPEGVTPDYSILTDPLRIAIDIPNGDNPVQSSAENYQGTVREIRISQMESGVTRIVMEFAPGVTLDSNPVTVTPIGQSNRWVVRPAVQLAESLPTTVTEPRADLRTLPMLPPSAANQPPGISLPAPTLESAEFNPNLELEQMPVLNVPPPPPPPQLSELNIPVEDARSREVTEDLDFELPVETSTGVNSTPTITVPPVESSSVQEAIVQSTPIPVTVESEISPPPPSPVMETPTVLNSETDGILAFGQPLPTTGAIGTGPEPVTAETPPSMPEEVAANIPSDVLLSSGTVLVLSYPGSVAIALEDRLPRQEVLVVYSDIYDRTGQLVAPVGTPVIGSFVRDRGKIRFQTQSIILKGRALPFLAQSEPLDGNRDISERRTLSYSALGAVAGAVLGGLAGGPLLGGAAAGAVTSFLRSDIAAIVEPGQILPVRLSEHWR from the coding sequence ATGAATAAAACAAGATTAGCGCGGCGGTTTTCCTTAGTCCTGTTAGCGACGACCTTCTGTAGTACCATGCAGGGGCCAGGATTGGCGATCGCCGCTGATCCCCTCTTGACTGCCTCCATCCCGGCGATGGCCTCCGCGCCGGAACTGAGAATCTGGGAATTCGACCCCTATACCAACGAACTACAAATTACCGTTCCCGAGGGTGTCACCCCAGACTATTCCATCCTCACCGACCCTCTGCGGATTGCGATCGATATCCCCAATGGCGACAATCCTGTACAATCCAGCGCCGAAAATTATCAAGGGACTGTCAGGGAAATTCGGATTTCTCAAATGGAATCAGGGGTCACGCGGATTGTCATGGAATTTGCACCAGGAGTCACCCTAGACTCCAACCCAGTCACCGTCACCCCCATCGGACAAAGCAATCGCTGGGTGGTTCGTCCGGCGGTGCAACTGGCAGAATCCCTACCCACTACAGTAACGGAACCGAGGGCGGATCTTCGCACTCTGCCGATGTTACCGCCATCGGCGGCAAATCAGCCCCCAGGGATTTCCTTGCCTGCACCCACCCTGGAATCGGCGGAATTTAATCCCAACTTAGAACTGGAACAAATGCCAGTTCTGAATGTGCCGCCACCGCCACCGCCACCACAACTCTCAGAATTGAATATCCCCGTTGAGGATGCCCGATCGCGGGAAGTAACTGAGGATTTAGACTTTGAATTGCCGGTGGAAACCTCGACTGGGGTAAATAGCACCCCCACAATCACCGTTCCCCCGGTGGAAAGTTCCTCGGTTCAGGAGGCGATCGTGCAGAGTACCCCGATTCCCGTGACTGTAGAATCAGAAATTTCACCGCCACCGCCATCCCCAGTCATGGAAACACCCACCGTCCTGAATTCGGAGACTGATGGCATCCTCGCCTTTGGACAACCTCTCCCGACAACCGGGGCGATCGGTACGGGTCCCGAACCCGTAACCGCTGAAACTCCCCCATCCATGCCGGAGGAAGTCGCAGCGAATATCCCGTCTGATGTGTTGCTCTCATCCGGGACCGTTTTGGTCCTGAGCTATCCGGGTTCCGTGGCGATCGCCTTAGAAGACCGCCTCCCCAGACAAGAAGTCCTGGTGGTGTATTCTGATATTTACGATCGCACCGGCCAATTAGTTGCCCCTGTAGGCACCCCAGTGATTGGCAGTTTCGTGCGCGATCGGGGAAAAATCCGCTTTCAGACCCAATCCATCATCCTCAAAGGTCGGGCCCTCCCCTTCCTCGCCCAATCCGAACCCCTCGACGGCAATCGAGATATTTCCGAGAGAAGAACCCTTAGCTACTCCGCATTAGGGGCCGTTGCTGGCGCAGTCCTCGGCGGTTTAGCTGGAGGTCCCTTGTTAGGGGGTGCCGCTGCTGGTGCAGTCACCTCGTTTCTACGTTCCGATATCGCCGCCATTGTCGAACCCGGACAAATTCTCCCGGTGCGTTTAAGCGAACATTGGCGATAA
- a CDS encoding adenylate/guanylate cyclase domain-containing protein: MTSQPIHEPNCKILVVDDTLDNVNLLSKMLTDSGYKVRKALNGQMALMGVQASPPDLILLDINMPDINGYQVCEQLKSQEKTRDIPVIFLSALDDVLDKVKAFKVGAVDYITKPFQFEEVLARVENHLKIFRLQQELEEQNALLRLEREKSERLLLNILPKAIAAQLKESSSAIAEYFDEASILFADIVGFTPLSAKMSASELVALLNQIFSQFDELATQHGLEKIKTIGDSYMVVGGVPIPQTNHAEAIAQMALDMQQAIGQFQTQTGEPFQIRCGIATGPVVAGVIGTTKFIYDLWGDAVNIASRMESQGLPGQIQVTAETYQHLKSNYLFTERGTVSIRGKGEMVTYWLTGKAS, encoded by the coding sequence ATGACTAGCCAACCTATTCATGAACCCAATTGCAAAATTTTAGTCGTCGATGATACCCTTGATAATGTGAATCTGCTCTCTAAAATGTTGACCGATTCTGGATATAAGGTGCGTAAAGCCTTGAATGGTCAAATGGCTTTAATGGGGGTGCAGGCTTCGCCACCCGACCTAATTTTGCTAGATATTAATATGCCAGATATTAATGGATATCAGGTCTGTGAACAATTAAAATCTCAGGAAAAAACTCGGGATATTCCGGTGATTTTTTTAAGTGCGCTTGATGATGTGTTGGATAAGGTGAAGGCGTTCAAAGTGGGAGCGGTGGATTATATCACCAAACCGTTTCAATTTGAAGAGGTTTTAGCTCGGGTTGAAAATCATTTAAAAATTTTTCGATTGCAACAAGAACTAGAAGAACAGAATGCGTTGTTGCGGTTAGAACGGGAGAAATCGGAGCGGTTATTGCTGAATATTTTACCGAAGGCGATCGCAGCACAGTTAAAAGAAAGCTCCAGTGCGATCGCCGAATACTTTGATGAAGCGAGTATTTTATTTGCGGATATTGTCGGATTTACGCCCCTATCCGCTAAAATGTCGGCATCAGAATTAGTCGCTTTACTGAATCAAATTTTTTCCCAATTTGATGAACTCGCTACCCAACATGGATTAGAAAAAATTAAAACCATTGGAGATTCCTATATGGTTGTCGGTGGCGTCCCCATCCCCCAAACCAATCATGCTGAGGCGATCGCACAGATGGCATTGGATATGCAGCAGGCGATCGGGCAATTTCAAACCCAAACCGGCGAACCCTTTCAAATTCGCTGCGGGATTGCCACGGGTCCTGTCGTCGCTGGGGTGATTGGGACCACCAAGTTCATTTACGATCTCTGGGGAGATGCGGTCAATATTGCCTCAAGAATGGAATCTCAAGGATTACCCGGTCAAATTCAAGTCACGGCTGAGACATACCAGCACTTAAAAAGCAATTATTTATTCACGGAACGGGGAACGGTGTCGATTCGAGGCAAAGGAGAAATGGTCACCTACTGGTTGACGGGAAAAGCGTCCTAA
- a CDS encoding response regulator — MTTEEIGLVLVIDDSSTNLELLYDILTEVGYDVLLAKQGKKGIDLAKSHPVDLILLDVIMPEMDGFQTCTLLQSEPETQNIPIIFMTGISDNLEKAKGLGLGAVDYITKPFYQAEILARIKIHIKLRRLTRELIHEKQSLEQRVEERTAELSQILAELQKAQLQLVRGEKLSSIGQLVAGVAHEIKNPLGFIAGNIDIATEGVSHLIEYLELYRAKFPNSGEEIQRKGVEIDIEYLLQDLPKMLASMKVGTDRISNLSTSLGTFCRSDTTAKVLANIHEGLDSTLMILQHRLKPTPNRREIKVVKNYGKIPRVRCYLGQLNQVFMNIIANAIDALEEGLGNAVSSPDLAPQITIETKLSADGQQIVIQIADNAQGMTPEVKSQIFDYLFTTKPVGKGTGLGLSISLQIVKEAHNGNLTCYSELGVGTAFEIQIPLDDSEAIAC, encoded by the coding sequence ATGACCACTGAGGAAATAGGGTTAGTGTTAGTAATTGACGATTCCTCCACTAACCTAGAATTGCTCTATGATATTTTGACTGAAGTTGGCTATGATGTCCTCTTGGCAAAACAAGGAAAAAAAGGAATTGACCTCGCCAAAAGTCATCCCGTTGATTTAATTTTACTAGATGTCATCATGCCAGAAATGGATGGGTTCCAAACTTGTACCCTCTTGCAATCTGAGCCTGAAACCCAGAATATTCCGATTATTTTTATGACCGGCATTTCTGACAATTTAGAAAAGGCCAAAGGATTAGGACTAGGAGCTGTTGATTATATTACCAAACCTTTTTATCAAGCGGAAATTTTAGCTCGCATTAAAATTCATATTAAATTGCGGCGATTAACCCGAGAATTAATTCATGAAAAACAATCCCTTGAACAACGAGTTGAAGAAAGAACCGCCGAACTCTCTCAAATTTTGGCTGAACTCCAAAAGGCTCAACTCCAATTGGTCCGAGGTGAAAAACTCTCTTCCATCGGTCAATTAGTGGCGGGGGTTGCCCATGAAATTAAAAATCCCTTGGGGTTTATTGCTGGGAATATTGATATCGCGACTGAAGGAGTTTCTCATTTAATTGAATATTTAGAACTGTATCGAGCCAAGTTTCCGAATAGCGGAGAAGAAATTCAGCGCAAAGGGGTAGAAATCGATATTGAGTATTTGTTACAAGATTTACCCAAAATGCTGGCTTCGATGAAGGTGGGGACCGATCGCATTTCTAACCTCAGCACTTCCCTGGGAACCTTTTGCCGTTCTGATACCACGGCTAAAGTGTTGGCGAATATTCATGAAGGACTCGATAGCACCTTAATGATTTTACAACATCGGCTCAAACCCACTCCGAACCGCAGAGAGATAAAAGTGGTTAAAAACTATGGGAAAATACCTCGGGTTCGCTGCTATCTCGGTCAGCTCAATCAAGTGTTTATGAATATTATTGCCAATGCCATTGATGCCTTAGAAGAGGGCCTGGGAAATGCTGTTTCATCTCCAGATTTAGCGCCGCAAATCACAATTGAGACAAAACTCAGCGCCGATGGTCAACAGATTGTGATTCAAATTGCCGATAATGCTCAGGGAATGACTCCGGAAGTGAAATCCCAAATTTTTGATTACTTATTTACCACGAAACCTGTGGGAAAAGGGACCGGATTGGGGCTATCTATTTCCCTTCAAATTGTTAAAGAAGCTCACAATGGCAATTTGACCTGCTATTCTGAATTGGGGGTGGGAACTGCATTTGAGATCCAGATTCCCCTGGATGACTCGGAGGCGATCGCCTGCTGA
- a CDS encoding DUF3172 domain-containing protein — protein MYRKPKSSSPFNYTSLAILAGVFVLGIGIGIAFSSTANFSPENVASREVIDRSAPNPELCIQYGASAMVMDTRIFVTLNPFNVYISQPKMQPGCVLRTNTWNILEQRKLVSNDQVRDCKNRMNTFGFTGALENTPEISCIYQNDAAGNLFFQGSGGRPPETERF, from the coding sequence ATGTATCGAAAACCAAAATCCTCATCCCCCTTTAACTACACCTCCCTGGCGATTTTAGCTGGGGTTTTCGTGTTGGGAATCGGGATCGGTATTGCCTTTAGCTCTACCGCCAACTTCAGTCCAGAAAACGTGGCATCGCGGGAAGTCATCGATCGCAGCGCCCCTAACCCAGAACTCTGCATTCAATATGGAGCCAGTGCGATGGTGATGGATACTCGCATCTTCGTCACCCTTAATCCTTTCAATGTTTATATATCCCAGCCCAAAATGCAGCCAGGGTGCGTACTGCGAACCAATACCTGGAATATTTTGGAGCAACGCAAACTGGTCAGCAACGATCAGGTCCGTGACTGCAAAAATCGCATGAACACCTTTGGATTCACGGGCGCATTGGAAAATACCCCAGAGATTAGTTGTATTTATCAAAATGACGCGGCGGGAAATTTATTCTTCCAAGGATCTGGAGGCAGACCCCCAGAAACCGAACGCTTTTAA